The following proteins are co-located in the Phragmites australis chromosome 10, lpPhrAust1.1, whole genome shotgun sequence genome:
- the LOC133930728 gene encoding putative glutathione peroxidase 7, chloroplastic, translated as MAPATAAAAALTGLLPAAASRLPSAAAFVRLPHHSAAWGTVSVAAPRAPGVATATAATEKSIYGFTVKDIDGKDSPLSKFKGKALLIVNVASQCGLTTSNYTELSHLYEKYKTQGFEILAFPCNQFGAQEPGSNPQIKQFACTRFKAEFPIFDKVDVNGPNTAPIYKFLKSSAGGFLGDLVKWNFEKFLVDKNGKVVERYPPTTSPFQIEKDIQKLLAA; from the exons ATGGctcccgccacggccgccgccgccgcgctcacTGGCCTCCTCCCAGCCGCAGCCTCGCGgctcccctcggccgccgccttcGTGCGGCTCCCGCATCACTCGGCGGCCTGGGGGACGGTCTCCGTCGCCGCGCCGCGGGCGCCCGGcgtcgccaccgccaccgccgccaccgagaAGAGCATCTACGGCTTCACCGTCAAG GACATTGATGGAAAAGATAGTCCTCTTAGCAAGTTCAAGGGAAAGGCCCTGCTGATTGTTAATGTTGCTTCTCAGTG TGGGCTGACAACATCGAACTACACTGAACTATCTCATCTCTATGAGAAGTACAAGACTCAAG GGTTTGAGATTCTGGCATTTCCATGCAACCAATTTGGTGCACAAGAACCTGGATCAAATCCACAGATAAAGCAGTTTGCATGTACAAGGTTTAAAGCTGAATTCCCTATTTTTGACAAG GTTGATGTCAATGGACCTAATACAGCTCCTATTTATAAGTTTCTGAAGTCTAGTGCTGGAGGATTTTTGGGTGATTTAGTCAAGTGGAATTTTGAGAAGTTCTTAGTGGACAAAAATGGCAAAGTTGTGGAGAGATATCCGCCTACAACTTCACCATTCCAGATTGAG AAGGACATCCAGAAACTCCTTGCGGCATAA
- the LOC133931226 gene encoding putative leucine-rich repeat receptor-like serine/threonine-protein kinase At2g24130 — protein MEFAPISAIVFTFLLFFLPHGPGPTLSAGWSDDRSALLSFKSGVSSDPKGALASWGSPNVCNWTGVACDMATRRVVKLILRDQKLSGEISPALGNLSRLNILNLSENLFTGRVPLELGNLFRLKLLDISANSFAGKVPLELGNLSSLNFLDLSGNLFTGEVPPELGNLSRLKQLSIANNRLEGPIPVELTRIRNLIYLNLGENNLSGHIPEAIFCNFSSLQYIDLSSNSLNGKIPIRGDCMLPDLMFLVLWSNNLGGGIPHSISNSTKLKWLLLESNFFTGELPSDMFGNMRGLELLYLSYNYLKSPKNNTNLEPFFASLANCTNLRELGIAGNEIAGTIPPLVGRLSAGLKQLHLEYNKIFGPIPANLSDLANLTVLNLSHNLFNGSIPPGIAGMQRLEQVYLSNNLLSGEVPPSLGAMPQLGLIDLSHNRLTGAIPATLSNLTQLRVLVLRHNRLSGAIPPSLVHCVNLQNFDLSHNALQGKIPAELSELSSLLYLNLSGNQLEGPIPATISKMVMLQVLNLSSNSLSGTIPSQLGSCVALEYLNVSGNALEGGLPETIGALPFLQVLDVSYNSLTGALPVSLETAASLRRVNFSYNSFSGEVPGTGAFASFPADAFLGDTGLCGSVAGLARCGGARHSVLRERRVVLPVVITVIGFTLAIVGVVACRTEARADVRRDARRSMLLTDADEATERDHPRVSHRELSEATRGFEQSSLIGAGRFGRVYEGTLRDGTRVAVKVLDPKSGGEVSRSFKRECQVLRRTRHRNLVRVVTACSQPDFHALVLPLMPNGSLESRLYPHDGRPGRGLDLAQLVSIAGDVAEGLAYLHHYAPVRVVHCDLKPSNVLLDDDMTAVVADFGIAQLLKDVGDSDFGSDDRCNSITGLLQGSVGYIAPEYGLGGHPSTQGDVYSFGVMLLELITGKRPTDVIFHEGLTLHDWIKRHYPHDVGAIVARSWLTDAASAVADERLMADIMVELIDLGLVCTQHSPTARPTMVEVCYQITLLKEDLAKNRGAAVFTARAAASVTMTASERSCSTSDSSF, from the exons ATGGAGTTTGCACCAATCTCCGCCATCGTCTTcaccttccttctcttcttcctcccccacGGCCCGGGCCCAACCCTTTCAGCTGGCTGGTCGGATGACCGCTCTGCGCTTCTGTCCTTCAAGTCCGGTGTGTCTAGCGACCCCAAAGGAGCGCTCGCTAGCTGGGGTTCGCCTAATGTGTGCAACTGGACCGGTGTTGCTTGCGACATGGCAACTAGGCGTGTCGTGAAGCTGATTCTAAGAGATCAAAAGCTCTCAGGTGAGATCTCTCCTGCACTCGGCAACCTCTCTCGCCTCAACATACTCAATCTCTCGGAAAACCTCTTCACCGGGAGGGTTCCATTGGAGCTCGGGAACCTCTTTCGCCTCAAATTACTAGACATATCGGCGAATTCATTTGCCGGGAAAGTCCCGCTGGAGCTTGGGAACCTCTCTAGCCTCAATTTCCTTGACCTCTCTGGAAACTTGTTCACTGGAGAAGTGCCGCCGGAGCTCGGCAACCTCTCTCGCCTAAAGCAATTGAGCATTGCTAACAACCGTTTGGAAGGGCCAATTCCTGTCGAGCTCACACGCATTCGGAACCTTATTTACCTCAACCTCGGCGAAAACAACTTGTCCGGGCACATCCCAGAGGCCATCTTTTGCAACTTCTCCAGCTTGCAGTACATTGACCTCTCCTCAAATTCACTCAATGGCAAGATCCCCATCCGAGGAGATTGTATGCTGCCCGACCTGATGTTCTTGGTCTTGTGGTCGAACAACCTCGGCGGCGGCATCCCCCACTCGATATCCAACTCGACTAAGCTCAAATGGCTGCTGTTGGAGTCAAATTTCTTCACCGGTGAGCTGCCGTCCGACATGTTCGGCAACATGAGGGGCCTAGAGCTTCTGTACCTTTCATACAACTACCTAAAAAGTCCCAAGAACAACACCAACCTTGAGCCTTTCTTTGCCTCCCTAGCAAACTGCACCAATTTGAGGGAGCTCGGGATCGCCGGAAACGAGATAGCCGGGACGATCCCGCCGCTTGTAGGTCGCCTCTCCGCTGGCCTCAAGCAGCTCCACCTGGAGTACAACAAAATCTTCGGTCCGATCCCGGCGAATCTCTCGGACCTTGCTAATCTAACCGTCCTGAACCTGTCCCACAACCTATTCAACGGCTCCATCCCGCCGGGAATCGCCGGTATGCAGCGGCTCGAGCAGGTGTACCTTTCCAACAACTTGCTCTCCGGCGAGGTCCCTCCATCCCTCGGTGCGATGCCACAGCTGGGACTCATCGACCTCTCGCACAACCGGCTCACCGGCGCAATCCCGGCCACGCTCTCCAACCTCACGCAGCTGCGCGTGCTTGTGCTGCGTCACAACCGTCTCTCAGGCGCCATACCTCCAAGCCTTGTCCACTGCGTGAACCTGCAAAATTTTGATCTCTCACACAATGCGTTACAGGGCAAGATTCCGGCAGAGTTGTCGGAGCTGAGTAGCTTGCTCTACCTGAACCTCTCCGGCAACCAACTGGAAGGGCCGATCCCGGCGACCATAAGCAAGATGGTGATGCTGCAGGTGCTCAACTTGTCATCGAACAGTTTGTCCGGTACGATCCCGTCGCAGCTCGGCAGCTGCGTCGCGCTCGAGTACCTCAACGTCTCAGGCAACGCGCTGGAAGGTGGCCTGCCAGAAACCATCGGAGCCCTGCCGTTCTTGCAAGTTCTTGACGTGTCGTACAATAGTCTGACGGGGGCGTTGCCGGTGTCCTTGGAGACGGCGGCGTCGTTGCGGCGTGTCAACTTCTCCTACAACAGCTTCTCTGGGGAGGTGCCGGGTACCGGTGCCTTCGCGAGCTTCCCGGCGGACGCGTTCCTCGGCGACACTGGCCTTTGTGGGTCCGTGGCCGGCTTGGCTCGGTGCGGCGGCGCAAGGCATAGCGTACTTCGTGAACGGCGCGTGGTGTTGCCCGTGGTGATCACGGTCATCGGTTTCACGTTGGCTATTGTCGGCGTCGTCGCGTGCCGTACGGAGGCGAGAGCGGACGTGAGGCGAGACGCGCGCCGCTCGATGCTGCTGACCGACGCCGATGAGGCGACGGAGAGGGACCACCCGAGAGTGTCGCACCGGGAGCTCTCCGAGGCGACGCGCGGCTTCGAGCAGTCGAGCCTCATCGGCGCGGGGCGTTTCGGGCGCGTCTACGAGGGGACGCTTCGTGATGGCACGCGTGTCGCCGTCAAGGTCCTCGACCCGAAGAGCGGCGGAGAGGTCTCTCGGAGCTTCAAGCGGGAGTGTCAGGTGCTGCGGCGGACGCGCCACCGGAACCTGGTGCGCGTGGTCACCGCGTGCAGCCAGCCGGACTTCCACGCGCTCGTGCTCCCGCTGATGCCCAACGGCAGCCTCGAGAGCCGTCTCTACCCGCACGACGGCCGTCCTGGCCGCGGCCTCGACTTAGCACAGCTGGTGTCCATCGCCGGCGACGTCGCCGAGGGGCTCGCCTACCTGCACCACTACGCGCCGGTCCGCGTCGTGCACTGTGACCTGAAGCCAAGCAACGTCCTCCTCGACGACGACATGACGGCCGTCGTGGCGGACTTTGGCATCGCGCAGCTGCTCAAGGACGTCGGCGACAGTGACTTCGGCTCAGATGATCGGTGCAACTCCATAACCGGACTGTTACAAGGTTCAGTCGGCTACATCGCACCAG AGTACGGACTAGGAGGCCACCCTTCGACGCAAGgcgacgtgtacagcttcggcgtGATGCTTCTCGAGCTGATCACCGGGAAGAGGCCAACCGACGTGATCTTCCATGAGGGGCTCACGCTGCACGACTGGATCAAGCGGCACTACCCACACGACGTCGGCGCGATCGTCGCGCGGTCGTGGCTGACGGACGCGGCGTCGGCGGTGGCGGACGAGAGGCTCATGGCGGACATCATGGTCGAGCTGATCGACCTCGGGCTCGTGTGCACGCAGCACTCGCCGACGGCGCGGCCGACCATGGTGGAGGTGTGCTACCAGATCACCCTCCTCAAGGAGGACCTTGCCAAGAACCGGGGCGCGGCAGTCTTTACGGCAAGGGCGGCGGCATCGGTGACGATGACGGCTAGCGAGCGATCATGCTCTACCTCGGATTCGTCTTTCTGA
- the LOC133930729 gene encoding hydroxycinnamoyltransferase 4-like produces MATVEVLTSEVVVPAEGTPAGGLWLSNLDLAARRGYTPTVYFYRPNGEPGFFAADAVKDSLARALVAFYPLAGRLGMDSTGRVQVDCTGEGAVFVTARSDYVLDDLMNEFVPCNEMRDLFVPPTPAPNPPCALLFVQVTYLRCGGVVLGQAMHHSVCDARGAAHFFETWASIARGATLNASVPPCFDHKLLAARPTRTVLYDHPEYKPEPEPVDAVVASTYASAIVTMTKGQVSALKARCAGASTFRAVVALVWQCVCRARALPPEAETRLYSMIDMRARLDPPLPPGYFGNAVIRTSASATVGEVVSSPVGYAARRALAVTSQGDDYARSLVDYLEGVDAMNLPRSGISRAHLRAISWMGMSLYKADFGWGAPAFMGPALMYYSGFVYVMNAPGKDGALELVLSLEPESMPEFRKVFAEDLASLEVV; encoded by the coding sequence ATGGCGACGGTGGAGGTGCTGACGTCGGAGGTGGTCGTGCCGGCCGAGGGTACGCCGGCGGGAGGCCTCTGGCTGTCCAACCTGGACCTCGCCGCACGCCGCGGGTACACGCCCACGGTTTACTTCTACAGGCCCAACGGTGAGCCGGGATTCTTCGCGGCCGACGCCGTCAAGGACAGCCTCGCCAGGGCGCTGGTGGCGTTCTACCCGCTCGCCGGCCGCCTTGGGATGGACAGCACCGGGCGCGTCCAGGTCGACTGCACCGGCGAGGGCGCGGTCTTCGTGACCGCGCGGTCGGACTACGTGCTCGACGACCTGATGAACGAGTTCGTGCCCTGCAACGAGATGCGCGACCTGTTCGTGCCACCGACGCCGGCTCCGAACCCGCCGTGCGCGTTGCTGTTCGTGCAGGTCACGTACCTGCGGTGCGGCGGCGTGGTGCTTGGCCAGGCGATGCATCACTCGGTGTGCGACGCGCGGGGCGCGGCGCATTTCTTCGAGACGTGGGCCAGCATCGCCCGCGGGGCCACCCTGAACGCGTCCGTGCCGCCCTGCTTCGACCACAAGCTGCTCGCCGCGCGGCCGACACGCACAGTACTGTACGACCACCCGGAGTACAAGCCTGAGCCGGAgccggtggacgccgtcgtcgcgTCCACGTACGCGAGCGCCATCGTCACCATGACCAAGGGCCAGGTGAGCGCGCTCAAGGCGCGGTGCGCGGGGGCATCCACGTTCCGTGCCGTGGTCGCGCTCGTGTGGCAGTGCGTGTGCCGCGCGCGGGCTCTGCCTCCCGAGGCGGAGACGCGGCTCTACTCCATGATCGACATGCGCGCGCGCCTGGACCCGCCGCTCCCGCCGGGGTACTTCGGCAACGCGGTGATCCGCACGTCGGCCTCCGCCACGGTCGGGGAGGTGGTGTCCAGCCCCGTCGGCTACGCCGCGCGCCGCGCGCTCGCGGTGACGAGTCAGGGAGACGACTACGCTCGGTCGCTGGTGGACTACCTGGAGGGAGTGGACGCCATGAACCTGCCGAGGAGCGGCATCTCGCGGGCGCACCTCCGCGCCATCAGCTGGATGGGCATGTCTTTGTACAAGGCCGACTTCGGGTGGGGCGCGCCGGCGTTCATGGGGCCGGCTCTCATGTACTACAGCGGCTTCGTGTATGTGATGAACGCGCCGGGGAAGGACGGCGCCCTCGAGCTCGTGCTGTCGCTGGAGCCGGAGAGCATGCCGGAGTTCAGGAAGGTGTTCGCCGAGGATCTGGCGAGCCTGGAGGTGGTGTAG
- the LOC133930246 gene encoding pentatricopeptide repeat-containing protein At2g03380, mitochondrial, whose protein sequence is MHMPELCFSGPNAEKGTQSTHRFVSSTTSRRAHSVEHLARAPSSLDLLRLLPACGALPNLRALHARLLAGGLLGGLRARTKLLSCYAALGDLASACRVFDGTPRPDAYSYRVMLGWLVDAGSHASAVSVHRDMRRRCPCPAAAQGDGVVLSLALKACVRSADFGYGRRLHCDAVKAGGADDFVMNSLVDMYAKAGDLECARKVFERIPGRNVVSWTSMLSGHVQNGFAVEALLLFNDMRKENVHPSEYTMTSILAACASLSGLHQGRWMHGSVIKHGLIFNSFVSAALLDMYVKCGEVENARRVLDELSCVDLVLWTTMIMGYTQNGNPLDALRLFLDKKFGTIVPNSITISTVLSASAQLRNLCLGRSIHGIAIKLGVVQDDVVMNAFVDMYAKCQAVSEANSIFGRILNKDVVTWNSMISGYAENGMGNDALMLFKQMRLQGALPDAVSVVNVLSACVCLGDLLIGKCFHTYAVKHAFMSNIYVNTALLNLYNKCADLPSARRVFDEMSDRNSVTWCAMIGGYGMQGDSAGSIDLFSEMLKDCIHPNDVVFTSILSTCSHTGMVTAGKKYFDSMAQHFNITPSMKHYACMVDVLARAGNLEEALEFIEKMPMQADSSVWGAFLHGCRLHSRLEFGEEAIKRMMVLHPERPDYYVMISNLYTSYGMWDKSLAIRRWMQNRGLVKVPGCSSIGLENG, encoded by the exons ATGCATATGCCAGAACTTTGCTTCA GCGGCCCAAACGCGGAAAAGGGTACCCAATCCACACACCGTTTcgtctcctccaccacctcccgACGCGCGCATTCCGTCGAACACCTGGCGCGCGCCCCCTCCTCCCTCGACCTCCTCCGTCTCCTCCCCGCATGCGGCGCCCTCCCCAACCTGCGCGCCCTCCACGCGCGCCTCCTCGCGGGAGGCCTCCTCGGAGGCCTTCGCGCCCGCACCAAGCTGCTCAGCTGCTACGCGGCGCTCGGCGACCTCGCCTCCGCGTGCAGGGTGTTCGACGGGACCCCCCGCCCGGACGCGTACTCCTACCGGGTCATGCTCGGGTGGCTCGTCGACGCGGGGAGCCACGCGTCCGCCGTCTCGGTCCACCGGGACATGCGGCGGCGGTGCCCCTGCCCCGCGGCGGCGCAGGGGGACGGGGTCGTGCTCTCGCTCGCGCTCAAGGCTTGCGTCAGGTCCGCGGACTTCGGCTACGGCAGGAGGCTGCACTGCGACGCCGTCAAGGCCGGCGGTGCCGATGACTTCGTGATGAACAGCTTGGTTGACATGTACGCGAAAGCTGGGGACTTGGAGTGCGCCCGGAAGGTGTTTGAGAGAATTCCTGGCCGAAATGTAGTGTCGTGGACGTCGATGCTGAGTGGTCACGTGCAAAATGGTTTTGCTGTAGAAGCGTTGTTGCTGTTCAATGACATGAGGAAGGAAAATGTGCATCCAAGTGAGTACACGATGACAAGCATTCTCGCTGCTTGCGCCTCACTCAGCGGTTTGCACCAAGGGAGGTGGATGCATGGATCAGTGATCAAACATGGCTTAATTTTTAATTCTTTTGTCAGTgcggctttgctggatatgtaTGTCAAGTGCGGGGAGGTAGAGAATGCTCGGCGCGTGCTTGATGAGCTCAGCTGTGTCGACCTTGTTCTGTGGACGACGATGATCATGGGGTACACACAGAATGGGAACCCTCTTGATGCATTGCGGCTgtttcttgacaagaagtttgGAACCATTGTTCCGAATTCAATTACCATATCAACTGTTCTTTCCGCTTCTGCTCAGTTACGTAACTTATGTTTGGGAAGGTCGATTCATGGGATAGCTATTAAGTTAGGAGTAGTTCAGGATGATGTGGTGATGAATGCATTTGTCGATATGTATGCAAAGTGTCAAGCAGTTTCTGAGGCCAACAGCATATTTGGAAGAattttgaacaaggatgttgtCACATGGAATTCGATGATCTCAGGCTACGCTGAGAATGGCATGGGCAATGATGCACTGATGTTATTTAAACAGATGAGGCTACAGGGTGCTTTGCCTGATGCTGTCTCTGTGGTGAATGTTTTGTCAGCTTGTGTTTGTTTGGGGGACCTACTTATTGGTAAATGCTTTCATACTTATGCTGTTAAACATGCATTCATGTCCAATATTTATGTCAACACTGCTCTCCTGAACCTGTACAACAAGTGTGCCGATCTCCCATCTGCTCGGAGGGTGTTTGATGAGATGAGTGACCGTAATTCTGTGACTTGGTGTGCTATGATTGGCGGTTATGGAATGCAGGGCGATTCTGCTGGTTCTATTGATCTTTTCAGTGAAATGCTGAAAGATTGTATCCACCCAAATGATGTAGTGTTCACTAGCATTCTTTCCACTTGCAGCCACACTGGGATGGTTACTGCAGGGAAGAAGTACTTTGATAGCATGGCACAACATTTCAACATCACACCTTCCATGAAACATTATGCATGTATGGTTGATGTGCTGGCCCGTGCAGGAAATCTGGAGGAAGCATTGGAGTTCATAGAGAAGATGCCAATGCAAGCAGACAGTAGTGTCTGGGGAGCATTTCTGCATGGGTGCAGGCTCCATTCCAGGTTAGAGTTTGGAGAAGAAGCTATCAAGAGGATGATGGTTCTTCATCCTGAAAGACCAGATTATTACGTGATGATATCCAACTTGTATACTTCATATGGGATGTGGGATAAGTCTCTAGCTATCAGGAGATGGATGCAGAACAGAGGACTAGTCAAGGTACCTGGGTGCAGCTCCATAGGACTTGAAAATGGATGA